A single genomic interval of Fibrobacter sp. UWB4 harbors:
- a CDS encoding DUF6055 domain-containing protein — MKFPQIICVAAVMSFADVTWVPQCEDNGFTLIRFSEHFEVCKKPTTDDGSVNNVSIPTSDADGVLQSLEKVYSFYIDSLGWMLPFPKSPDKKLKSNIYVFDNSVMAALYGGQDYVKALNGEYGPGMWIGVGSLKDYWGTSHEFAHGLQGVAGWLGNNSHSGWMAESHANWMAHQFNPNDAHCAEYLINYPYLYYGSTRDRYCNWQFLEHLKEEFGGGNKGAHEVNRIWMESIRDGEDGRMEQTPFSAMMMVYGWTLEQLNDQFGKFAMKNATLEYTPAKKTLYKKSWGDYEFKTRRTHDGWGDLYRRHSRVTMLNKMKCEDAVGDCADRYISPSYWAPQRWGYNLVRIYPDSAGKVTVKFRGIVQEKPTVNGYTCFGDNTDYYKGKTYKWCNYAPDKLPNPASGWTVGLVAEGADGTPRYSEMKHGTGFNLEIETKESDKALWLAVTATPTEMQTILWDQFYYSIYRYPYMIEVVNGAPEGYTKDFWKPAGFNGTTASGYAQHANGGGWVSNKAKVAATAYVGPDAVVNGGTVSGNARIEDFAVINGGTISDNAVVRGRALVTAGNISGDAVLEDDAWLVSGTISGKAKVGAISIIVNTTVTDNAQVYGVMWAVNGKKLSGTAQLRGDLENNFTKELVKGVFYGMVDDGMLNNANYGANLTTPPTDATASIENAKWYAVADDSTQTDPGPTTGIASGNAYKMQRGLGTLSQNASNESLDVFDLNGRHLGLVKVLASENGALGNKTLQKSLRAAGFNAGMYLVRAKHSQRLIRVNVR, encoded by the coding sequence ATGAAATTTCCGCAGATTATTTGTGTCGCGGCCGTTATGTCGTTTGCTGATGTGACTTGGGTCCCGCAGTGTGAAGACAACGGCTTTACGTTGATTCGTTTTTCAGAACATTTTGAAGTATGTAAGAAACCGACGACAGATGATGGCTCGGTAAACAATGTCTCAATCCCGACTTCGGATGCCGACGGCGTACTCCAATCGCTTGAAAAGGTGTATTCGTTCTACATTGATTCGCTTGGCTGGATGCTGCCTTTCCCGAAAAGCCCGGATAAGAAACTCAAGAGCAACATCTACGTGTTCGACAACTCCGTGATGGCGGCGCTCTACGGCGGTCAGGATTATGTGAAAGCGTTGAATGGCGAGTATGGACCTGGCATGTGGATTGGCGTGGGTTCATTGAAGGATTACTGGGGCACGTCGCATGAATTTGCGCATGGATTGCAAGGTGTTGCTGGCTGGCTTGGCAATAATAGCCATTCAGGCTGGATGGCGGAATCGCATGCAAACTGGATGGCGCACCAGTTCAATCCGAATGATGCCCATTGCGCAGAATACTTGATCAATTATCCGTACCTCTATTACGGTTCTACGCGCGACCGTTATTGCAATTGGCAGTTCCTGGAACATTTGAAGGAGGAATTTGGCGGTGGCAATAAAGGCGCTCACGAAGTCAACCGCATCTGGATGGAATCGATTCGCGATGGCGAAGACGGTCGCATGGAACAGACTCCGTTTAGTGCGATGATGATGGTTTATGGCTGGACGCTGGAACAGCTGAATGATCAGTTTGGCAAGTTCGCGATGAAGAACGCCACGCTTGAGTACACCCCAGCAAAGAAGACTTTGTACAAAAAGTCCTGGGGCGATTATGAGTTCAAGACTCGTCGAACGCACGATGGCTGGGGCGATCTGTATCGCAGGCATTCGCGTGTGACCATGCTGAATAAGATGAAATGCGAGGATGCAGTCGGAGATTGCGCGGACCGTTACATTTCGCCGAGCTACTGGGCGCCGCAGCGCTGGGGGTACAACCTGGTGCGCATTTATCCAGATTCGGCAGGGAAGGTGACGGTCAAGTTCCGTGGCATTGTGCAGGAAAAGCCGACGGTCAATGGCTACACTTGCTTTGGCGATAACACGGACTATTACAAGGGCAAAACTTACAAGTGGTGCAATTACGCACCGGACAAATTGCCGAATCCAGCTTCGGGTTGGACGGTTGGCTTGGTGGCGGAAGGTGCTGATGGTACGCCGCGTTACAGCGAAATGAAGCACGGCACAGGATTCAATCTTGAAATCGAAACGAAGGAAAGTGATAAGGCTTTGTGGCTTGCCGTAACGGCGACTCCGACCGAGATGCAGACGATTTTGTGGGACCAGTTCTATTACAGCATTTATCGCTATCCGTACATGATTGAAGTTGTGAACGGCGCGCCTGAAGGTTATACGAAAGATTTCTGGAAACCGGCTGGATTTAACGGAACGACGGCTTCGGGGTATGCGCAACACGCCAATGGCGGAGGCTGGGTCAGCAACAAGGCTAAAGTTGCAGCTACGGCTTATGTGGGTCCCGATGCGGTCGTGAACGGCGGTACAGTTTCAGGAAACGCCCGAATCGAAGATTTCGCCGTGATAAACGGCGGAACGATTAGCGATAACGCCGTGGTTCGCGGTCGAGCGCTCGTGACTGCGGGAAACATCAGCGGCGATGCCGTGCTCGAAGATGATGCCTGGCTTGTGAGCGGCACGATTAGCGGCAAGGCTAAAGTCGGTGCGATTTCGATTATCGTGAATACGACCGTGACCGACAACGCTCAAGTCTATGGCGTGATGTGGGCGGTAAACGGCAAGAAGCTTTCCGGCACGGCCCAGCTTCGCGGCGACCTCGAAAACAACTTCACGAAGGAACTTGTGAAGGGCGTGTTCTACGGCATGGTCGATGACGGCATGCTGAACAATGCGAACTACGGTGCAAACCTCACGACGCCCCCGACCGATGCGACCGCAAGCATTGAAAATGCCAAGTGGTACGCAGTTGCGGATGATTCGACACAGACTGATCCGGGACCTACAACAGGTATTGCTTCTGGAAATGCTTATAAAATGCAGCGCGGGTTAGGAACTCTTTCGCAAAATGCTTCGAATGAATCTCTTGATGTGTTTGATTTGAACGGTAGACACCTTGGTCTTGTGAAAGTTCTTGCGTCTGAAAACGGTGCGCTTGGCAACAAAACATTGCAAAAATCGCTCCGTGCTGCGGGATTCAACGCGGGTATGTATCTTGTTCGTGCAAAACATTCGCAAAGATTAATTCGTGTAAACGTGCGTTAA
- the tgt gene encoding tRNA guanosine(34) transglycosylase Tgt, whose translation MKLNENPFELLKKSAKSKARLGVIHTAHGDVTTPVFMPVGTAATVKGLTSRDIRELDAEIILANTYHLYLRPGTKLIAEAGGVQKFMSWNKPMLTDSGGFQVWSLKQFRKITEEGVQFKSLLDGSRHLFTPASVMNAQREIGADIIMAFDECTPYPSTVDEAEKSLALTLKWMREAKEWLLANPPIHGYPQFFFGIVQGGMHKELRQKSIEALKEIEPDGYAMGGLSVGEPVETMYEIADFCTNLLPEDRARYVMGVGTPWNLLELVKRGVDMCDCILPAKNAQDGLVYTSRGVLRYKGAKFAHQHDLPLDPNCDCYCCRNYSRAYLRHLFKEKEPLGWTLAAIHNLHFYIHLMKSVKAHIADDTFEDWAEEQVKVLQGNAG comes from the coding sequence GTGAAGCTTAACGAAAATCCTTTTGAACTGTTAAAGAAATCTGCAAAGTCCAAGGCGCGTCTTGGCGTTATCCATACGGCGCATGGCGATGTGACGACACCTGTTTTTATGCCGGTGGGCACTGCCGCGACGGTCAAAGGGCTTACGAGCCGCGACATCCGCGAACTCGATGCAGAAATCATCTTGGCGAATACGTACCACCTCTATTTGCGACCGGGCACAAAGCTCATTGCTGAGGCGGGCGGCGTGCAGAAATTCATGAGCTGGAACAAGCCGATGCTTACGGACAGTGGCGGATTCCAGGTGTGGAGTTTAAAACAGTTCCGAAAGATTACCGAAGAGGGCGTCCAGTTCAAGAGTTTGCTGGACGGTTCTCGTCATTTGTTCACGCCGGCGAGCGTGATGAATGCGCAACGCGAAATCGGTGCGGATATCATCATGGCTTTTGATGAATGTACGCCGTACCCGAGCACGGTTGATGAGGCCGAAAAGTCGCTTGCGCTCACGCTCAAGTGGATGCGCGAGGCGAAGGAATGGCTTTTGGCAAATCCGCCGATTCACGGTTATCCGCAATTTTTCTTTGGAATTGTGCAAGGTGGCATGCACAAGGAATTGCGACAGAAGTCTATCGAGGCGCTCAAGGAAATTGAGCCGGATGGTTATGCGATGGGTGGGCTTTCGGTTGGCGAGCCTGTCGAGACGATGTATGAAATCGCAGACTTTTGTACAAACTTGTTGCCCGAAGATCGTGCCCGCTATGTGATGGGCGTGGGAACGCCGTGGAATTTGCTGGAGCTTGTGAAACGTGGCGTAGATATGTGCGATTGCATTTTGCCTGCGAAAAATGCACAGGATGGATTAGTTTATACGAGCCGAGGCGTGCTCCGCTACAAGGGCGCAAAGTTTGCACACCAACACGATTTGCCGCTCGACCCGAACTGCGATTGCTATTGCTGCCGTAACTATAGCCGTGCGTATTTGCGCCATCTGTTCAAGGAAAAAGAACCGCTTGGCTGGACGCTTGCGGCGATTCATAATTTGCATTTCTACATCCACTTGATGAAGTCCGTGAAAGCTCATATCGCAGACGATACTTTTGAAGATTGGGCCGAGGAACAAGTGAAAGTGCTGCAGGGGAATGCGGGGTAA
- a CDS encoding MFS transporter — translation MWKVKGSVRFFLSILATAFVQAGVFIYAQKILSGSFFAKDGIIWQNFMLQIFFLAPYVLMVFFAGFFTNKFSKNKVMAWSSLMMTLFVIAQSVLVTVDYPRIAFWLSIGLSCGFAIHSAAKYAIIKEMFGVRNLSYANAFLQIFSISGIIAASWLAIVGVNLINLDQLVSYEAVRRITEKSVVIPWILTAVSVLGTVANFMIPRVKFEDLNVSVDKVKRHLSLGFRVPTLRASIIALSMFWALAQVFVLIYQDVSGSSTVNMMQDYMSFAIVGLMVGTIVAAHFSKDFIESGFVPLGMFGASICMFLVPFLVHPVALVLLYSLTGFFGGLILVPVNALLQYNTRPNNSGSVIALANLIQAVVLVAFLFVFTMMVRNTDIRPQYYFIGLAVISVGVFIWSIYNLPQAMLRTLLRFVFSRYRIRVLNVQNIPNEGPILLVGNHHSFIDWAMVQMASPRPLCIASNKDHFDKWYLRAVLKRLGMIRIDNRNPKVAMDKIHAALLAGKAVVIFPSGEVSKSPHVEPFTIDYSSAVDGTKAQVIPFYIQGLWGTNYSYSSSNMFGASAERSVTVAFGDALPADTPPNEIRAILRRISIDAWNYAVSFVHPIADSWIRTYKKYVKNGPAIYSPDGAHFSGYKLMGAVMAFRGYLKKTLGKHEQNVGIMLPPSPAGVIVNLALWVLGKTNVNLNYTSSVDNVKFCCDRAECSTVITSRQFVQKLKGRGNDYSQVASDKVLLLYAEDMMKEIPKVKIAAFLVLCMIMPSWLIRLLFVKHRSMDDNAVIVFSSGSEGTPKGVELTQRNMMGNIQQLACILNVSRGDVMLSELPLFHSFGLTVTTLLNLTEGCPIVAVADPTDVKTMSRVCAEFKVTIMVATPTFLRAFTVSRYVHPLMFKSVRIIIAGAEALRPELSTAFRLKFGKEIYEGYGCTETAPVASVNTENTLFDDYTTLQVNNKPGTVGPALPGTQFLIVDPETNEPLPTGEAGMILIGGCQVMKGYLKDADRTKSVIVLKDGVRYYRTGDKGYLDEDGFLTIVDRYSRFAKLGGEMISLGAVEKKIQDTPVLQGCDYVVTAIPDATKGEKIVLLYQGEKDPKDVLSELRASGMPPLMLPSAAFNVDVMPKLGSGKADFVTAKKMAKELVEKK, via the coding sequence ATGTGGAAAGTTAAAGGTTCTGTAAGATTCTTCTTATCTATCCTTGCAACAGCTTTTGTTCAGGCGGGTGTGTTTATTTACGCCCAAAAAATTCTGTCGGGATCGTTCTTTGCGAAGGATGGTATCATCTGGCAGAACTTCATGCTTCAAATATTCTTCCTCGCGCCATACGTGCTGATGGTGTTCTTTGCGGGGTTCTTCACCAATAAGTTCTCGAAGAACAAGGTGATGGCGTGGTCGTCACTCATGATGACGCTGTTTGTGATCGCGCAGTCTGTGCTCGTGACGGTCGATTACCCGCGAATCGCATTCTGGCTCTCGATCGGGCTTAGCTGCGGATTTGCGATCCACAGTGCGGCTAAGTACGCCATTATCAAGGAAATGTTCGGTGTGCGCAATTTGAGCTATGCGAACGCATTCCTCCAGATCTTCAGCATTAGCGGTATTATCGCGGCGTCCTGGCTTGCGATTGTCGGCGTGAACCTCATTAACCTCGACCAGCTCGTTTCTTACGAAGCCGTGCGTCGCATTACGGAAAAGTCCGTCGTGATTCCGTGGATCTTGACGGCGGTGAGCGTACTTGGTACGGTTGCGAACTTCATGATTCCGCGCGTGAAGTTCGAAGACTTGAACGTGAGCGTTGACAAGGTCAAGCGCCACTTGAGTCTCGGTTTCCGTGTGCCGACGCTCCGTGCCTCCATCATCGCCCTTTCGATGTTCTGGGCTTTGGCTCAGGTGTTCGTGCTGATTTACCAGGACGTGTCCGGTTCTTCGACCGTGAACATGATGCAGGACTACATGTCGTTTGCGATTGTGGGACTCATGGTTGGTACGATTGTGGCTGCTCACTTCTCCAAGGACTTTATTGAATCCGGCTTTGTGCCGCTTGGCATGTTTGGTGCTTCGATCTGCATGTTCCTCGTGCCGTTCCTTGTGCATCCGGTCGCCCTCGTGCTTCTTTACTCCTTGACCGGTTTCTTTGGTGGACTTATCCTTGTGCCGGTGAATGCGCTGTTGCAGTACAACACACGTCCGAACAACTCCGGTTCCGTGATTGCTCTTGCTAACTTGATCCAGGCTGTGGTGCTTGTGGCGTTCCTGTTCGTGTTCACGATGATGGTCCGCAACACCGATATTCGTCCGCAGTATTACTTCATTGGTCTTGCCGTGATTTCTGTGGGTGTGTTTATCTGGTCGATTTACAATTTGCCGCAGGCTATGCTGAGAACGCTCCTTCGCTTTGTGTTCAGCCGCTATAGAATCCGCGTGTTGAACGTGCAAAACATCCCGAACGAAGGTCCGATTCTCTTGGTCGGTAACCACCACAGCTTTATTGACTGGGCTATGGTGCAGATGGCTTCTCCGCGTCCGCTTTGTATTGCGAGTAACAAGGACCATTTTGACAAGTGGTACTTGCGCGCCGTGCTCAAGCGCTTGGGCATGATCCGTATTGATAACCGCAATCCCAAGGTTGCGATGGATAAGATTCATGCTGCCCTCCTCGCAGGTAAGGCTGTCGTGATTTTCCCGTCGGGCGAAGTTTCCAAGTCTCCGCACGTGGAACCGTTTACGATTGACTATTCCTCCGCTGTCGATGGCACGAAGGCTCAGGTAATTCCGTTCTACATCCAGGGCTTGTGGGGCACTAACTACAGTTACAGTTCTTCGAACATGTTTGGAGCCTCTGCGGAGCGTTCCGTGACTGTTGCTTTCGGCGATGCGCTTCCGGCCGATACTCCGCCGAACGAGATTCGCGCAATTCTCCGCCGCATTTCCATTGATGCTTGGAATTACGCTGTTTCGTTTGTGCACCCGATTGCCGATAGCTGGATCCGCACATACAAGAAGTATGTGAAGAACGGTCCTGCAATTTATAGCCCGGATGGCGCTCACTTCTCGGGTTACAAGCTGATGGGCGCTGTGATGGCATTCCGAGGCTACCTCAAGAAGACGCTTGGCAAGCATGAACAGAACGTAGGCATTATGCTTCCGCCGAGCCCTGCCGGTGTGATCGTGAACCTTGCACTCTGGGTTCTCGGCAAGACGAACGTGAACTTGAACTATACTTCGTCTGTCGATAACGTGAAGTTCTGCTGCGACCGTGCTGAATGCTCGACGGTTATTACGAGCCGTCAGTTTGTGCAAAAGCTTAAAGGGCGTGGCAACGACTATTCGCAGGTGGCTTCGGACAAGGTGCTCCTGCTCTATGCTGAAGACATGATGAAGGAAATCCCGAAGGTGAAAATTGCGGCTTTCCTCGTACTTTGCATGATTATGCCGAGCTGGTTGATTCGCCTTCTTTTCGTGAAGCATCGTTCTATGGATGACAATGCTGTTATCGTGTTCAGCTCAGGTTCCGAAGGAACGCCGAAGGGCGTGGAACTCACGCAGCGCAACATGATGGGCAACATCCAGCAGCTCGCCTGTATCTTGAATGTGAGCCGTGGCGACGTGATGCTTTCGGAACTCCCACTGTTCCATAGCTTTGGCCTTACGGTGACGACGCTCTTGAACCTTACGGAAGGCTGCCCGATTGTGGCTGTGGCTGACCCGACTGACGTGAAGACGATGTCCCGAGTCTGTGCGGAATTCAAGGTGACGATCATGGTGGCGACCCCGACGTTCTTGCGTGCATTTACGGTGAGCCGTTATGTGCATCCGTTGATGTTCAAGTCTGTGCGTATCATTATTGCCGGTGCTGAAGCGCTCCGTCCGGAACTCTCGACGGCGTTCCGCCTCAAGTTCGGTAAGGAAATTTACGAAGGTTACGGCTGTACAGAAACAGCCCCGGTGGCTTCTGTCAATACTGAAAATACGTTGTTCGACGACTACACCACGTTGCAGGTGAACAACAAGCCGGGAACTGTAGGCCCTGCACTTCCGGGAACGCAGTTCCTGATTGTGGACCCCGAGACGAATGAACCTTTGCCGACGGGCGAAGCGGGCATGATCCTCATTGGTGGTTGCCAGGTGATGAAGGGCTACCTCAAGGATGCAGACCGCACGAAGAGCGTGATTGTGCTGAAGGATGGCGTTCGTTACTACCGTACGGGTGACAAGGGCTATCTCGATGAAGACGGTTTCTTGACGATCGTGGACCGCTACAGCCGCTTTGCAAAGCTTGGTGGCGAAATGATCAGCCTCGGTGCTGTCGAAAAGAAGATCCAGGATACGCCGGTATTGCAGGGCTGCGATTACGTTGTTACGGCTATTCCGGATGCCACGAAGGGCGAAAAGATTGTTCTTTTGTACCAGGGCGAAAAGGATCCGAAGGACGTGCTTTCGGAACTTCGCGCAAGCGGTATGCCGCCTCTCATGCTCCCGTCCGCGGCGTTTAACGTCGATGTGATGCCGAAGCTTGGTTCTGGCAAGGCTGACTTCGTGACCGCAAAGAAGATGGCGAAGGAACTGGTGGAGAAGAAGTAG
- a CDS encoding TrpB-like pyridoxal phosphate-dependent enzyme encodes MRNSLKIDGQVKTYLHEDELPKAWYNVRADMKKKPAPLLNPGTGKPVTFEDLQPVFCDELIKQELDNDTAYIEIPEDIRTFYKMYRPSPLVRAYFLEQALGTPAHIYYKFEGNNTSGSHKLNSAIAQAYYAKKQGLKGVTTETGAGQWGTALSMSSAFFGLDCQVYMVKVSYEQKPFRREVMRTYGASVTPSPSMTTDIGRKINAEFPGTTGSLGCAISEAVEAAVKQPGYRYVLGSVLNQVLLHQSVIGLETKAALDKIGVKADLIIGCAGGGSNLGGLVSPFIGEKLRGEADYDILAVEPASCPSFTRGKYAYDFCDTGKVCPLAKMYTLGSSFIPSANHAGGLRYHGMSSILSELYDQGLLRATSVEQTKVFEAAKLFAQTEGILPAPESSHAIRATIDEALKCKESGQAKNIVFGLTGTGYFDMVAYQKFNDGEMSDYIPTDEDIAKSLAQLPKV; translated from the coding sequence ATGAGAAACTCGCTCAAGATCGATGGTCAGGTCAAGACTTATCTCCACGAAGATGAACTTCCGAAGGCATGGTATAACGTCCGCGCCGACATGAAGAAGAAGCCCGCTCCGCTTCTGAACCCGGGTACCGGCAAGCCGGTGACTTTCGAAGACCTGCAGCCAGTTTTCTGCGATGAACTCATCAAGCAGGAACTCGATAACGATACCGCTTACATCGAAATTCCGGAAGACATCCGCACATTCTACAAGATGTACCGTCCGTCCCCGCTCGTTCGCGCTTACTTCCTCGAACAGGCCCTCGGCACTCCGGCACACATCTATTATAAGTTCGAAGGCAACAACACTTCGGGTTCTCACAAGCTCAACTCCGCTATCGCTCAGGCCTACTACGCTAAGAAGCAGGGCCTCAAGGGCGTGACGACTGAAACGGGTGCAGGCCAGTGGGGTACCGCCCTTTCGATGTCCAGCGCTTTCTTCGGACTGGACTGCCAGGTTTACATGGTGAAAGTTTCTTACGAACAGAAGCCGTTCCGCCGCGAAGTCATGCGCACCTACGGTGCTTCCGTTACCCCGTCCCCGTCCATGACGACCGACATCGGCCGCAAGATCAACGCCGAATTTCCGGGCACCACGGGTAGCCTTGGCTGCGCCATTTCTGAAGCTGTTGAAGCCGCTGTGAAGCAGCCGGGTTACCGCTACGTTCTCGGTTCCGTGCTGAACCAGGTGCTCCTCCACCAGTCCGTCATCGGTCTCGAAACGAAGGCCGCACTCGACAAGATCGGCGTGAAGGCCGACCTCATCATCGGTTGCGCAGGCGGTGGTTCTAACCTCGGTGGTCTCGTGAGCCCGTTCATCGGTGAAAAGCTCCGTGGCGAAGCCGACTACGATATTCTCGCTGTGGAACCGGCAAGCTGCCCGAGCTTCACTCGCGGTAAGTACGCTTACGACTTCTGCGACACCGGTAAGGTCTGCCCGCTCGCCAAGATGTACACGCTCGGTTCTAGCTTCATTCCGTCCGCAAACCACGCTGGAGGACTGCGCTACCACGGCATGAGCAGCATTCTCTCTGAACTTTACGATCAGGGTCTCTTGCGTGCAACGTCTGTTGAACAAACTAAAGTTTTCGAAGCTGCAAAGCTCTTCGCACAGACCGAAGGCATCCTCCCGGCTCCGGAATCCAGCCACGCTATCCGTGCAACAATCGACGAAGCTCTCAAGTGCAAGGAATCCGGCCAGGCCAAGAACATTGTGTTCGGTCTTACCGGCACGGGTTACTTCGACATGGTGGCTTACCAAAAGTTCAACGACGGCGAAATGAGCGACTACATCCCGACGGATGAAGACATCGCCAAGAGCCTCGCCCAGCTTCCGAAGGTGTAA
- a CDS encoding Xaa-Pro peptidase family protein, with amino-acid sequence MQSRKNDAQAYSQVFLSSKNYDSKKIYAKRRLSLMKKLDSFCVFAGMAVEPGGEEAFVQTWTRFVQDPAFLYLTGVNQAGCYLVFDPRALRSTLFVPRKDPFKEFWNGKRLGFVEGENVVARLTGVEDVRPVEELWDFVESLAKKYANGKNAVDHAYAFYYEKFKGDHNEKLKNDLKKVLRRYKLSVKSCADMHFEDRLVLEPERIADARVAQEITDEAFRALLPEMKNMKTERDVALFLNYEMQRRGDGDLAFPTIIAGGKNACCLHYVKNDEPLRDGELVLFDFGVRFGTLHSDISRTIPVNGKFDPLQKMLYEIVLESAKVYQRVVRPGVALKEIGMICWEFIMMELDRRLVKGAKGSFKLLYDKRPHGVSHFIGEHIHEGDPGSRSLDVVLKPGMLISCEPGLYGDFTATIDGKRYRESIGIRIEDDLIITKSGFENISEHIPRTVGDIEALMK; translated from the coding sequence ATGCAATCACGAAAAAATGACGCTCAGGCCTACTCTCAGGTCTTTTTGTCGTCCAAAAATTACGATTCCAAGAAAATTTATGCGAAAAGGCGTTTGTCCTTGATGAAAAAATTGGATTCGTTCTGTGTTTTTGCCGGGATGGCCGTTGAACCGGGGGGCGAGGAAGCCTTTGTTCAAACTTGGACGCGCTTTGTGCAGGATCCGGCTTTTTTGTACCTGACGGGTGTGAACCAGGCGGGGTGCTATCTGGTGTTTGACCCGCGCGCTTTGCGTTCGACGCTTTTTGTGCCGCGTAAGGACCCGTTCAAGGAATTCTGGAACGGCAAACGCCTTGGCTTTGTTGAGGGCGAGAATGTTGTTGCCCGCTTGACTGGCGTAGAAGATGTCCGACCGGTTGAAGAACTTTGGGATTTCGTCGAGTCGCTTGCGAAAAAGTATGCGAACGGCAAGAATGCGGTGGACCATGCTTATGCGTTCTATTACGAGAAGTTCAAGGGCGATCACAACGAAAAGCTCAAGAATGATTTGAAGAAGGTTCTCCGCCGCTATAAGTTGAGCGTCAAAAGCTGTGCCGACATGCACTTCGAAGACCGCCTGGTGCTGGAACCGGAACGTATCGCCGATGCCCGCGTGGCGCAAGAGATCACGGACGAGGCTTTCCGTGCGCTTTTGCCCGAGATGAAGAACATGAAGACCGAGCGCGATGTGGCTCTGTTCCTCAACTACGAGATGCAGCGCCGTGGCGATGGCGATCTCGCGTTCCCGACGATCATTGCGGGCGGCAAGAATGCCTGCTGCCTGCATTACGTGAAGAACGACGAGCCATTGCGCGATGGCGAACTTGTGCTCTTTGACTTTGGTGTGAGGTTCGGGACGCTTCACAGCGATATCTCGCGTACAATCCCTGTAAACGGCAAGTTTGACCCGCTTCAAAAAATGTTGTACGAAATCGTGCTCGAGTCTGCGAAGGTGTACCAGCGCGTGGTGCGTCCGGGCGTTGCGCTCAAGGAAATCGGCATGATCTGCTGGGAGTTCATCATGATGGAACTCGACCGCCGCCTTGTAAAGGGGGCGAAGGGGAGTTTCAAGCTCTTGTACGACAAGAGGCCGCATGGGGTGAGCCACTTTATCGGGGAGCATATCCATGAGGGCGACCCGGGTTCCCGTTCCCTGGATGTGGTTCTTAAGCCGGGGATGCTCATCTCTTGCGAGCCGGGGCTGTACGGAGATTTTACGGCGACAATTGACGGCAAGCGTTACCGCGAAAGTATCGGCATCCGCATCGAAGATGATTTAATTATTACAAAAAGCGGTTTTGAAAATATTTCAGAGCATATTCCGCGCACTGTAGGGGATATTGAGGCGCTAATGAAGTGA
- a CDS encoding sialate O-acetylesterase, protein MLKKILKSVVVTSAVLGAVSFAQDPNLHIYLAYGQSNMSGQATVTDKDRVQDPRFLVLRAANHSNQKVGEFYPAAPPMGHSQSKVGIVDIFGRKMVKELPDSIKIAVANVAIGGQSIDLFDKDRNKSYVQSAKNKGDTWWIQYLDEYGGDLYKRIVEMGKIAKQKGVIKGFLFHQGEADYQMNDWPKRVKKVYDDLIKELELDPEKTPILIGELAPTGDLGWRNEAVKQAADLIPNGHLISAQGCPALKEASYTLHFTREGYEKFGERYAEKMLEILKSQEPAPDSSKIDSSKVVRTDSTSRDSTSSDSTNSIRNMAVVRAVDSQSPRLFYDVYEQSLFVRFKKDGVEHRYRLTGRKK, encoded by the coding sequence ATGCTAAAAAAAATCCTTAAGTCCGTTGTTGTTACAAGTGCCGTACTCGGTGCGGTAAGTTTTGCACAGGATCCGAACTTGCATATTTATCTTGCTTACGGGCAGTCGAACATGTCCGGGCAGGCGACAGTAACCGATAAAGACCGTGTGCAGGACCCGCGATTCTTGGTGTTGCGAGCCGCAAATCATTCCAACCAGAAGGTGGGCGAGTTCTATCCGGCCGCACCACCGATGGGGCATAGCCAATCCAAGGTGGGGATTGTTGATATCTTTGGACGCAAAATGGTGAAGGAACTTCCGGACAGCATCAAAATTGCCGTTGCGAATGTCGCCATTGGCGGGCAGAGCATCGACTTGTTTGACAAGGACCGCAACAAGTCTTACGTTCAAAGCGCAAAGAACAAGGGCGATACCTGGTGGATTCAGTACTTGGACGAATATGGCGGTGATTTGTACAAACGCATTGTGGAGATGGGCAAAATCGCAAAGCAGAAAGGCGTCATCAAGGGCTTCTTGTTCCATCAGGGTGAAGCGGACTACCAGATGAACGACTGGCCGAAACGCGTCAAGAAAGTTTATGACGACTTAATCAAGGAACTGGAACTGGACCCGGAAAAGACTCCGATTCTCATTGGAGAACTTGCTCCGACTGGCGATTTGGGCTGGCGCAATGAAGCGGTAAAACAAGCGGCTGACTTAATTCCGAATGGTCATCTGATTTCGGCTCAGGGTTGCCCGGCGCTTAAAGAGGCGAGCTATACTTTGCACTTCACTCGTGAAGGGTATGAAAAATTTGGCGAACGCTATGCGGAAAAAATGCTTGAAATTCTTAAATCGCAGGAACCAGCTCCGGATTCTTCTAAAATAGATTCCTCGAAGGTCGTGCGTACAGATTCGACAAGTCGCGATTCTACATCATCGGACAGTACGAACTCTATTCGTAACATGGCTGTTGTTCGTGCCGTAGATTCGCAATCGCCAAGACTTTTCTATGATGTTTATGAACAAAGTTTGTTCGTGCGCTTCAAGAAAGACGGCGTAGAACATCGCTACCGCTTGACCGGGCGGAAAAAATAG